The Apium graveolens cultivar Ventura chromosome 6, ASM990537v1, whole genome shotgun sequence genome contains a region encoding:
- the LOC141668897 gene encoding kinesin-like protein KIN-12C, which yields MTHDVLRNLLGLKLDMTGYASLLDNQQVQNITKKAQLHDAGVENMDMEVCNLKKQLSLLRREKGFTNSCTSRIVSYIKGHYKKNRMTQRF from the exons ATGACACATGATGTCCTACGTAATCTATTGGGACTCAAGTTAGACATGACTGGTTATGCG TCGTTGCTGGATAATCAGCAAGTTCAAAACATAACAAAGAAAGCCCAACTTCATGATGCCGGAGTTGAAAACATG GATATGGAAGTTTGTAATCTAAAGAAGCAACTAAGTTTGTTGCGGAGAGAAAAGG GATTCACCAATTCGTGTACCAGCAGAATAGTTTCTTACATTAAGGGCCACTACAAGAAAAACAGGATGACACAACGGTTTTAA